GGCGGGGCTGGCGTCTGGCGATCGTGCTGCTCGCCGCGCTCGCCTTCCTCATCTACACCTTCTACCTCACCGGATCGAGCCTGGCGGCGCAGGCGCAGGCCATGCGCACCATCGTCGAAGCCCAGGTGAACCGCATCGGCGGCTGGCTCCAACAGATGGGCGTCACCACCACGCCCGAGGATTTCAAGAGTCTCGCCAGCCAGGCGATGAGTTCGCTGGGCCGGGTGACCGCGGCGGTCGGAACCGCCGTGGGCGCGATCACCAGCGGGGTCATGATGCTGGTCCTCGCCATCTTCATCGCCATCGAGCCCAAGCTCTATGAGCGTGGCGTCGCCTGGATGCTGCCGATGGACAAGCGCAGCCATTTCTACGCCATTGCCGACCGGATGGGCTGGACGCTGCGGCGGCTGATGTTCGGGCGGCTCATCGGCATGACGGTGGAGGGCGTGGGCGTCTGGCTGCTGCTCTGGGCGGGCGGCATTCCCATGGCCGGACTATTGGGCATATTGACCGGGCTGTTCGCCTTCCTGCCCAATATCGGGTCGATCATTTCGGGCGTGCTGATCATATTGGTGGGCTTTTCGGCGGGCGTTCATGCGGGCCTTTATGCCTTTGGCATC
This region of Sphingobium sp. EM0848 genomic DNA includes:
- a CDS encoding AI-2E family transporter, yielding MSDEQVHIEQPGPSERQSPLVQHEARRAAVWFAMGIAIALVVLLAQPLLLVMGALVLTTMMDGGTRLLGRVLPIGRGWRLAIVLLAALAFLIYTFYLTGSSLAAQAQAMRTIVEAQVNRIGGWLQQMGVTTTPEDFKSLASQAMSSLGRVTAAVGTAVGAITSGVMMLVLAIFIAIEPKLYERGVAWMLPMDKRSHFYAIADRMGWTLRRLMFGRLIGMTVEGVGVWLLLWAGGIPMAGLLGILTGLFAFLPNIGSIISGVLIILVGFSAGVHAGLYAFGIYLAVQIVDGYLIVPMVAKRATDLAPALVLAAQILFGALFGIMGLFLADPIVAMIKVWLEERAKALEAKAESAAAVAVTA